In the genome of bacterium, the window CTTTCACAGTTGGGGCCTGATTCCGACCGTGCTCTATTTTGCCTTGGCGCTCTACTGGGGCAATGGCCGGACGGTGGGCAAGCGCCTGATGCACATTCGTGTGGTCTCGCTTACGCACAAGCACATCTCCTTCTGGCATGCCCTCGAACGCGCCCTTGGCTATGGCGCGTCTGTCCTCGAGGGCGGTTTCGGTTTCGTCCAGTTCTTCATTCACCCCAACCGCCAAACCGTCCACGACCGCATTGCCGAAACCATTGTGGTGAAGGAACCACGAAAGGCCAAAACGCCTTTGCCCGAACCGACCGAACCATCGTAGGGGCCGAT includes:
- a CDS encoding RDD family protein; amino-acid sequence: MRSKAPRTYQPVATEHVNSLVGVPLAGFWSRLAAFAMDLVIVIPFAGIQEILKNLDQLLKPNQDVKLEINPFHSWGLIPTVLYFALALYWGNGRTVGKRLMHIRVVSLTHKHISFWHALERALGYGASVLEGGFGFVQFFIHPNRQTVHDRIAETIVVKEPRKAKTPLPEPTEPS